One stretch of Pigmentiphaga aceris DNA includes these proteins:
- a CDS encoding ATP-dependent helicase: MQDSQPSAVRLADALSELNPQQRDAVLFGVTAGAPATPPLLVIAGAGSGKTNTLAHRVAHLIINGADPHRIMMLTFSRRAAAEMDRRVGHVLRQVMKLASTQSPPSLPWSGTFHALGARLLREYAGHIGLADDFTVHDRGDAEDLMGIARHDLGLSATEKRFPLKATCLSVYSRTVNSQAPLTEVLDQHFPWCAAWHDELRKLFAAYVDAKQAQHALDYDDLLVYWAEMMEIPELAAAVSARFDHILIDEYQDTNRLQAAILLAMKPDGRGLTVVGDDAQSIYSFRAATVRNILDFPGQFATPADVITLDRNYRSTQPILDASNAVIALSSERYAKALWTDRASELRPRLVTVSDEAGQARWVADQVLAQREAGTVLKSQAVLFRTGSHSANLELELTRRNIPFVKFGGLKFLEAAHVKDVLSLLRWAQNPRSRLAGFRVTQLVPGVGPATAGKLLDAMETSTAPMDTLRAFTFPGAAGADWQTLVAAYDILRRPDATWPADMDTALEWYLPQLVRLFEDAPVRQGDLDQLSRIAALYGSREQFLTELTLDPPDATSDESGVPLRDEDYLILSTIHSAKGQEWKAVYVLNVIDGCIPSDMSTGTAAEIEEERRLLYVAMTRAKESLQLVVPQRFYVHNQTGRGDRHVYASRTRFIPDAVAKLFDAYPKRPPPGEPILGAVPPSVLPRVDIGGRLRGRWS; encoded by the coding sequence ATGCAGGATTCCCAACCGTCGGCCGTGCGTCTTGCCGATGCCTTGTCTGAACTCAATCCCCAGCAACGTGATGCCGTGCTGTTCGGTGTAACGGCGGGCGCACCAGCCACGCCGCCGCTCTTGGTGATTGCAGGCGCGGGTTCGGGCAAGACCAACACCTTGGCACATCGCGTTGCCCACTTGATCATCAACGGGGCCGATCCGCATCGCATCATGATGCTGACGTTCTCGCGTCGGGCGGCTGCCGAAATGGATCGGCGGGTGGGCCATGTGCTGCGGCAGGTCATGAAGCTGGCCAGCACGCAGTCACCGCCGTCCTTGCCGTGGTCGGGCACCTTCCACGCGCTGGGCGCGCGTCTGCTGCGCGAATATGCCGGGCACATTGGCTTGGCCGATGACTTCACCGTGCACGACCGGGGCGATGCCGAAGACCTGATGGGCATTGCCCGGCACGACCTTGGGCTGTCTGCCACTGAAAAGCGCTTTCCGCTCAAAGCCACGTGCCTGTCTGTGTACTCGCGCACGGTCAACAGCCAGGCCCCGCTGACCGAGGTGCTGGACCAGCACTTCCCGTGGTGCGCCGCCTGGCACGACGAGCTGCGCAAGCTGTTTGCGGCCTACGTGGATGCCAAGCAGGCCCAGCACGCCTTGGACTACGACGACCTTTTGGTCTACTGGGCCGAGATGATGGAAATACCGGAACTGGCCGCAGCAGTGTCGGCACGTTTCGATCACATCCTGATCGACGAGTACCAGGACACCAACCGCTTGCAGGCCGCCATTCTGCTGGCCATGAAACCCGACGGCAGGGGCCTGACAGTGGTGGGCGACGACGCGCAGTCGATCTACTCCTTCCGCGCGGCCACCGTGCGCAATATCCTGGATTTCCCGGGCCAGTTCGCCACACCTGCCGACGTGATTACGCTGGACCGCAACTATCGTTCGACCCAACCCATTCTGGATGCCTCGAATGCCGTGATTGCCTTGTCGTCCGAGCGTTATGCCAAAGCCTTGTGGACCGATCGCGCATCCGAACTGCGTCCAAGGTTGGTCACGGTCAGCGACGAAGCAGGGCAGGCGCGTTGGGTGGCTGACCAAGTACTGGCGCAGCGCGAAGCCGGCACGGTGTTGAAGTCGCAGGCTGTGCTGTTTCGCACCGGCAGCCATAGCGCCAATCTGGAATTGGAACTGACCCGACGCAACATTCCGTTCGTGAAATTCGGCGGGCTGAAATTCCTTGAAGCCGCGCACGTGAAGGACGTGCTGTCGCTGCTGCGCTGGGCACAAAACCCACGCAGTCGACTGGCCGGTTTCCGGGTGACGCAATTGGTACCGGGCGTTGGTCCAGCCACTGCCGGCAAGCTGCTTGACGCGATGGAAACGTCCACCGCGCCCATGGACACGCTGCGCGCCTTCACCTTCCCCGGCGCGGCCGGTGCCGACTGGCAGACCTTGGTCGCCGCCTACGACATTCTGCGTCGGCCGGACGCAACCTGGCCGGCCGACATGGACACCGCACTGGAATGGTATCTGCCGCAATTGGTGCGCTTGTTCGAAGATGCGCCGGTGCGACAAGGCGATCTGGATCAGTTGTCGCGTATCGCTGCCTTATACGGTTCGCGCGAACAGTTTCTGACGGAACTGACGCTTGATCCGCCAGATGCCACCAGCGACGAATCCGGTGTGCCGCTGCGCGATGAAGACTATCTGATCCTGTCGACCATCCATTCCGCCAAGGGGCAGGAATGGAAGGCTGTGTATGTCTTGAACGTGATCGATGGCTGCATTCCGTCGGACATGTCCACGGGTACCGCCGCCGAGATCGAGGAAGAGCGCCGCCTGCTGTATGTGGCCATGACACGCGCCAAGGAAAGCCTGCAACTGGTGGTTCCGCAGCGCTTCTATGTACACAACCAGACCGGCCGAGGCGACCGCCACGTGTACGCCTCGCGCACCCGTTTCATTCCCGACGCGGTGGCCAAGCTGTTCGACGCCTACCCCAAGCGGCCGCCACCAGGCGAGCCGATCCTGGGCGCGGTGCCGCCTTCGGTGCTGCCCAGGGTTGATATCGGGGGAAGGTTGCGCGGGCGATGGAGCTGA
- a CDS encoding TRAP transporter substrate-binding protein, whose protein sequence is MKPTRIALAVSILCFSTFASAAVTWNAVSEYPATTMPGIGLATFAEVLREQSAGEVTVTPQHDSTLGSLAAFEAVKAGTVQVADMFGGPLGTVAPMFSLPSLPFVTASIDDTKCLQAATREMYAKYFDSVGSRLLYSTPWPATGLWSAKPVKTMDDFRALNVRTYDAMSAAFVASIGVKGVNMPMGKALPLIKSGEITGVMSSGDGGAGQRLWENLPNFTALSYAAPLSFTVVNKAAYEALPKPMQAAVDQAGRTTEDRLWTAIEGRQVKNYQAMKDNGVAIETSVPTAIQPELKQAASTIIAEWSGRAGPEAAAVLAKYDTRRNTNEASKDAAYCAK, encoded by the coding sequence GTGAAACCTACCCGCATCGCACTTGCAGTCAGCATTCTGTGTTTCTCCACTTTTGCCAGCGCAGCCGTCACCTGGAATGCTGTCTCTGAATACCCGGCCACCACCATGCCCGGTATCGGACTGGCCACCTTCGCTGAAGTGCTGCGCGAGCAGTCCGCAGGCGAAGTAACGGTGACGCCGCAGCATGATTCGACGCTCGGTTCGCTGGCCGCCTTCGAGGCGGTAAAGGCCGGGACGGTGCAGGTTGCCGACATGTTCGGTGGCCCGCTGGGCACGGTTGCGCCGATGTTCAGCCTACCCTCGCTGCCTTTCGTGACGGCATCGATCGACGATACCAAGTGCTTGCAAGCAGCCACGCGCGAGATGTACGCCAAGTACTTCGACAGCGTGGGCAGCCGTCTGCTGTATTCCACGCCGTGGCCGGCAACCGGGCTGTGGTCTGCAAAACCGGTGAAGACCATGGACGACTTCCGCGCCTTGAACGTGCGCACCTATGACGCGATGTCGGCGGCCTTCGTTGCATCAATTGGCGTCAAGGGCGTGAACATGCCGATGGGCAAGGCGTTGCCCTTGATCAAAAGCGGTGAAATCACCGGTGTGATGTCGTCTGGTGACGGCGGTGCAGGCCAGCGTCTGTGGGAGAACCTGCCTAACTTCACCGCACTCAGCTACGCCGCGCCGCTGTCGTTCACGGTGGTGAATAAGGCAGCGTATGAAGCACTGCCGAAACCGATGCAGGCCGCCGTTGACCAAGCAGGACGCACAACAGAGGACCGCTTGTGGACCGCCATCGAGGGCCGGCAAGTGAAGAATTATCAGGCGATGAAAGACAACGGCGTGGCGATTGAAACCAGCGTACCGACGGCAATTCAGCCGGAGCTGAAGCAGGCGGCATCGACCATCATTGCCGAGTGGTCTGGTCGTGCCGGCCCAGAAGCCGCTGCGGTACTTGCCAAGTACGACACGCGCCGCAACACCAATGAGGCAAGCAAGGACGCGGCTTACTGCGCGAAGTAA
- a CDS encoding DUF72 domain-containing protein: MRILTGTASWTDPTLIACGRFYPPNARTAEARLRYYATQFPITEVDSSYYALPDPATAYLWDQRTPDDFVFDIKAFRLFTGHGARPEALPADIRRELDTDDGATLYDHHLPGELRDELWRRFTLALEPLRASGKLGTVLCQFAPWVTADRGGHARVANCVARLEGVTTAVEFRHQSWFAGTQAAATLAFEQELGAVHVVVDSPQGAVNSVPAVWESTRDDVAVVRLHGRNEVAWNKRGIAASSGRFIYEYSDEEADALAKQIAALAKRVAETHVLLNTNYQDQGVNNARRLGAALGRLAVQ, encoded by the coding sequence ATGCGCATTCTCACCGGCACTGCCTCTTGGACCGACCCCACGCTGATTGCCTGTGGTCGGTTCTATCCGCCCAATGCCCGCACGGCAGAAGCCCGGCTGCGTTATTACGCCACGCAGTTCCCGATTACCGAAGTCGATTCCAGCTACTACGCCCTCCCCGACCCGGCTACGGCTTACCTGTGGGATCAGCGCACCCCTGACGATTTTGTGTTCGACATCAAGGCGTTTCGGCTTTTCACTGGCCACGGTGCCAGACCGGAAGCATTGCCCGCCGATATTCGCCGCGAACTGGATACTGACGACGGCGCAACGCTGTATGACCATCATTTGCCCGGCGAGTTACGTGATGAGCTGTGGCGTCGGTTCACACTGGCGCTGGAGCCGTTGCGTGCAAGCGGCAAGCTGGGCACGGTCCTGTGCCAGTTTGCGCCATGGGTGACGGCGGACCGTGGTGGTCATGCGCGGGTGGCAAATTGTGTAGCCCGGCTTGAAGGTGTGACTACCGCTGTCGAGTTTCGGCATCAGTCCTGGTTTGCGGGCACGCAGGCGGCCGCTACCTTGGCGTTCGAGCAGGAGCTGGGGGCGGTGCATGTGGTGGTGGATAGCCCCCAGGGCGCTGTCAATAGCGTGCCTGCGGTGTGGGAGTCCACGCGTGATGATGTCGCCGTGGTCAGGCTGCATGGGCGCAATGAGGTGGCCTGGAATAAGCGTGGGATTGCGGCGTCGTCGGGGCGTTTTATCTATGAGTATTCGGATGAGGAGGCGGATGCCTTGGCCAAGCAGATTGCTGCGTTGGCCAAGCGTGTTGCCGAGACGCATGTTCTGTTGAACACCAATTATCAGGATCAGGGGGTGAATAATGCGCGCAGGCTGGGGGCGGCGTTGGGGAGATTGGCTGTTCAGTAA